A region from the Methanofollis liminatans DSM 4140 genome encodes:
- a CDS encoding AlbA family DNA-binding domain-containing protein, with protein sequence MKPPTADLSSLLARYEGRRIDFKEEVSSTFYKLLSAFANTAGVSATTALKELKALAEFGILERRSPSKKKTHYVLAQGPVPDV encoded by the coding sequence ATGAAACCCCCCACGGCTGACCTCTCCTCCCTCCTCGCCCGCTATGAAGGGCGGCGGATCGACTTCAAGGAAGAGGTGAGCAGCACCTTCTACAAACTCCTCTCCGCCTTCGCCAACACCGCCGGCGTCTCGGCCACCACTGCCCTCAAGGAGCTGAAAGCCCTGGCCGAATTCGGTATCCTGGAACGCAGGAGCCCTTCAAAGAAGAAGACGCATTATGTGCTGGCGCAGGGGCCGGTGCCTGATGTCTGA
- a CDS encoding ORC1-type DNA replication protein, which produces MKHSPLMSDQTLFRDPDLFDFDHPPEEFNYRDTQMNDLALALRPAVQGFSPLNTVLRGPPGTGKTTAVRRIFAEVEEATQRIVPVLVSCQVHRTVYAAFAQVHRALFGQTPPESGVPLTRLMGRIAGELTGRGAVLVVCLDDAGYIVPGGVLNDLLAGILRMPEGYPGTRTGVVLTLSEIDIDLSRCLDPATRSVLQASEVFFPLYTREETRGILADRIRAGLYPGVVPPAVLDLLVERTYGCGDLRVGLATIRRAAIAAEQDARTEVTAADILAAYEVSRHLETAMTVGLLDAGERAVLDAVLEADREEEEAVIAGTAYIRAREKMPMSYTGFYHRLHKLERLRLVDLLVVRGMGQTRVILVREGVEEALSATGQAGATGIAAGCAGVCEDETWR; this is translated from the coding sequence ATGAAACATTCCCCCCTCATGAGCGACCAGACACTCTTTCGCGACCCCGACCTCTTCGATTTTGACCACCCTCCCGAGGAGTTCAACTACCGCGACACCCAGATGAACGACCTCGCCCTCGCCCTGCGGCCGGCCGTCCAGGGTTTTTCTCCGTTGAACACCGTACTCCGCGGCCCGCCCGGCACCGGCAAGACCACCGCCGTCCGCCGGATCTTCGCCGAAGTCGAGGAGGCGACGCAGCGGATCGTCCCGGTGCTCGTCTCCTGCCAGGTCCACCGGACGGTCTATGCGGCCTTCGCCCAGGTCCACCGCGCCCTCTTCGGCCAGACGCCCCCCGAATCCGGCGTCCCGCTCACGCGGCTCATGGGCCGGATCGCCGGCGAACTGACCGGTCGGGGTGCGGTGCTCGTCGTCTGCCTCGACGACGCCGGGTATATCGTCCCGGGCGGCGTGCTCAACGACCTCCTCGCCGGCATCCTCAGGATGCCCGAAGGCTATCCCGGGACGCGGACCGGCGTGGTGCTGACCCTCTCGGAGATCGATATCGACCTCTCCCGCTGCCTCGACCCGGCGACGCGCTCGGTGCTCCAGGCGTCTGAGGTCTTCTTCCCCCTCTACACGCGGGAGGAGACACGGGGGATCCTCGCCGACCGCATCAGGGCCGGGCTGTACCCCGGTGTCGTGCCCCCGGCCGTCCTCGACCTCCTGGTGGAGCGGACCTATGGCTGCGGCGACCTCCGCGTCGGGCTCGCCACGATCCGCCGGGCGGCCATAGCGGCCGAACAGGACGCCAGGACTGAGGTGACGGCGGCGGACATCCTCGCCGCCTACGAGGTCTCCCGGCACCTGGAGACGGCGATGACGGTCGGGCTCCTGGACGCCGGGGAACGGGCGGTGCTCGACGCCGTCCTGGAGGCGGACCGGGAGGAGGAAGAGGCGGTGATCGCCGGCACGGCGTATATCCGGGCCAGGGAAAAGATGCCGATGAGTTATACGGGGTTTTACCACCGGCTGCACAAACTGGAGCGCCTGCGGCTGGTGGACCTGCTGGTGGTCAGGGGGATGGGGCAGACCCGGGTGATCCTGGTCAGGGAAGGCGTGGAGGAGGCGCTCTCCGCCACGGGTCAGGCGGGGGCGACCGGGATCGCCGCCGGGTGTGCCGGGGTCTGTGAGGATGAGACGTGGCGATAG
- a CDS encoding PEGA domain-containing protein, which yields MKRILSGLILALLLLCPAALAETGNETQAIPTTNVTTVAPTTTAEPTKIPTTVATTPEPTAVTQAMTTAVTQAIVGGGTSWFDVYTNVDGAAIYFDGTYKGTTAQGILTVAWATTGTPPQTVTATKSGYSTAHESLPAVPAAGHHASVYLTLNPDTPQTGSLGLTSTPGGANIRINGVYYGTTPHTVSDLTPGTYQVSIDSPGYGTWTAPEDVVGGKITYVDAVLTANQQYGTLSISSVPTGAYITLDGVYKGPAPATIGGLTPGSHVVELNAPGYDEWSGRVTVYLGQVTSISETLTPSAQPSTGAISVGSTPASASVSVDGVYYGQTPQGNRLLVNSIAAGQHTVTVTLGGYGDYSKTVTVDAGQTATVDAVLNAAGSGSVAITSTPAGATVYFNNQPYGLTPVTVPDLGPGTFPVRLTYAGYQDWTGTAQVNAGATTPLSVQLVQATPTPEAAASPLLPALALIIGGVFVALRVRRE from the coding sequence ATGAAACGCATCCTTTCAGGGCTCATCCTCGCCCTCCTCCTCCTCTGCCCGGCCGCACTGGCAGAGACCGGAAACGAAACGCAGGCCATACCGACGACAAACGTCACCACGGTCGCCCCCACCACGACCGCCGAACCGACGAAGATCCCGACGACCGTCGCCACCACGCCCGAACCGACCGCGGTCACGCAGGCGATGACGACCGCCGTGACCCAGGCGATCGTCGGCGGCGGCACGAGCTGGTTCGACGTCTACACCAACGTGGACGGCGCCGCCATCTACTTCGATGGGACGTACAAAGGGACGACCGCCCAGGGCATCCTCACCGTCGCCTGGGCGACCACCGGCACCCCGCCGCAGACCGTGACCGCCACGAAGTCCGGCTATAGCACGGCGCACGAGTCCCTCCCGGCCGTGCCGGCCGCAGGCCACCATGCGTCGGTGTACCTCACCCTCAACCCGGACACACCGCAGACCGGGAGCCTGGGCCTCACCTCCACGCCGGGCGGTGCGAACATCAGGATCAACGGCGTCTACTACGGCACCACCCCGCACACGGTGAGCGACCTGACGCCGGGCACCTATCAGGTCTCGATCGACTCCCCGGGCTACGGGACCTGGACCGCACCCGAAGATGTCGTCGGCGGCAAGATCACCTACGTCGATGCGGTGCTCACGGCGAACCAGCAGTACGGCACGCTCTCCATCTCCAGCGTCCCGACGGGCGCCTACATCACCCTCGACGGCGTCTATAAGGGCCCGGCCCCGGCCACGATCGGCGGGCTTACGCCCGGCTCCCATGTCGTCGAATTGAACGCCCCGGGCTATGACGAGTGGAGCGGGCGGGTCACGGTCTATCTCGGCCAGGTCACCTCCATCTCGGAGACGCTGACCCCGAGCGCACAGCCCTCCACCGGCGCCATCTCGGTCGGCTCGACACCGGCCAGCGCCTCGGTCTCGGTCGACGGCGTGTATTACGGCCAGACGCCCCAGGGCAACCGCCTGCTCGTCAACAGCATCGCCGCCGGCCAGCACACGGTCACCGTCACCCTCGGCGGCTACGGGGACTACTCGAAGACCGTGACGGTCGACGCCGGCCAGACCGCGACGGTCGACGCCGTGCTCAACGCCGCCGGCTCGGGCTCGGTCGCCATCACCTCGACGCCCGCCGGAGCCACGGTCTACTTCAACAACCAGCCCTACGGCCTCACCCCGGTGACGGTCCCGGACCTCGGGCCGGGCACCTTCCCGGTCCGCCTCACCTATGCCGGCTACCAGGACTGGACCGGCACCGCCCAGGTGAACGCCGGCGCCACGACCCCGCTCTCGGTGCAGCTCGTCCAGGCCACGCCGACGCCCGAAGCGGCGGCCTCCCCCCTGCTCCCGGCCCTCGCCCTCATTATCGGCGGCGTCTTCGTCGCCCTCAGGGTGCGGCGGGAGTAA
- a CDS encoding MoaD/ThiS family protein, which produces MIVRVRAFAWMREIFGAERTLEVPEGAALSTLLQVLGEESGAAHGALFDGGGALNGHVVLMLNRKRVDHADVPALTLAAGDEVALFPPVAGG; this is translated from the coding sequence ATGATCGTACGGGTCAGGGCATTTGCCTGGATGCGGGAGATATTCGGCGCCGAGCGCACGCTGGAGGTCCCGGAAGGGGCCGCCCTCTCCACCCTCCTCCAGGTGCTCGGCGAAGAGTCCGGGGCGGCGCACGGGGCGCTCTTCGACGGCGGCGGCGCCCTGAACGGGCACGTGGTCCTGATGCTGAACAGGAAGCGGGTGGACCACGCCGACGTCCCGGCGCTGACCCTCGCGGCCGGAGACGAGGTCGCCCTCTTCCCCCCGGTCGCCGGGGGGTGA
- the thiM gene encoding hydroxyethylthiazole kinase yields MEHIMDGRTCAEILERVRSRRPLVHHITNTVTINDCANITLCAGAAPVMAEAPEESAEMAAVAGALVLNIGTLSTAQVASMILAGRRANECGVPVVLDPVGAGATRMRTDAVLRILQEVDVAVLKGNAGEIGVLAGTGGTVRGVDSCGIAGDAVDAAVACARATGTVVSMTGATDVVTDGRRVLLVENGNPMMDRLSGTGCMAASVTGAFAAVEGDYVLSSAAALAAFGLAGERAAVGARGPYSFRTALFDELFSMAPEDLAAGARVRARHGV; encoded by the coding sequence ATGGAGCATATCATGGACGGAAGAACCTGTGCGGAGATCCTTGAGCGGGTGCGGTCGAGGCGCCCGCTCGTGCACCACATCACCAACACCGTGACGATCAACGACTGCGCCAACATCACGCTCTGCGCCGGAGCGGCGCCGGTGATGGCCGAAGCCCCTGAGGAGTCGGCCGAGATGGCGGCGGTGGCGGGGGCGCTCGTCCTGAACATCGGGACGCTCTCGACGGCGCAGGTGGCGTCGATGATCCTTGCCGGGCGGCGGGCGAACGAGTGCGGCGTCCCGGTGGTCCTGGACCCGGTCGGCGCCGGGGCGACCCGGATGCGGACCGACGCCGTGCTGCGGATTCTCCAGGAGGTGGACGTCGCCGTCCTGAAGGGGAACGCCGGGGAGATCGGCGTCCTCGCCGGCACCGGCGGGACGGTGCGGGGCGTGGACTCCTGCGGGATCGCCGGCGACGCCGTGGATGCGGCGGTGGCCTGCGCCCGCGCCACCGGGACGGTGGTCTCGATGACCGGGGCGACCGACGTCGTCACCGACGGGCGACGCGTCCTCCTGGTCGAGAACGGGAACCCGATGATGGACCGCCTCTCGGGCACCGGGTGCATGGCCGCCTCGGTCACCGGGGCGTTTGCGGCGGTGGAGGGCGATTACGTCCTCTCCTCGGCCGCGGCCCTCGCCGCCTTCGGGCTCGCCGGGGAACGGGCGGCGGTCGGGGCTCGCGGGCCGTACTCCTTCAGGACGGCCCTCTTCGACGAACTCTTCAGCATGGCGCCGGAAGACCTGGCGGCCGGGGCGCGGGTGAGGGCACGCCATGGGGTATGA
- the thiE gene encoding thiamine phosphate synthase: MGYDLYVITDAGIGRGRSHAEQAGLAVEGGADVVQLRDKALAPRDLLAAARAVRAVTRAAGALFIVNDHLEVALSAGADGVHLGQGDLPVAAARAVVPSDFILGVSVGNAAEAVLAVESGADYVALSPTFSTGSKADAGPGRGLDTLRAVRAAVPVPLLAIGGIGPANVGEVVRAGADGVAVISAVVGQEDAAGAARRMKALIVAAKGGEVPC; this comes from the coding sequence ATGGGGTATGACCTCTACGTGATCACCGACGCCGGGATCGGCCGCGGCCGGTCCCATGCCGAACAGGCCGGCCTGGCCGTCGAGGGCGGGGCGGACGTGGTCCAGCTCCGGGACAAGGCGCTCGCTCCCCGCGACCTCCTCGCCGCCGCCCGCGCGGTGAGGGCGGTCACCCGCGCCGCCGGCGCCCTCTTCATCGTCAACGACCACCTGGAGGTCGCCCTCTCTGCCGGGGCAGACGGCGTCCACCTCGGGCAGGGCGACCTCCCGGTGGCGGCGGCGCGGGCGGTCGTCCCCTCCGACTTCATCCTGGGCGTCTCGGTGGGCAATGCCGCCGAGGCGGTCCTGGCGGTCGAGAGCGGGGCCGATTACGTCGCCCTCAGCCCGACGTTTTCGACCGGTTCGAAGGCGGACGCCGGGCCCGGCCGCGGCCTCGATACCCTGCGGGCGGTCAGGGCGGCGGTCCCGGTCCCGTTGCTCGCGATCGGCGGGATCGGCCCGGCGAACGTGGGCGAGGTGGTCAGGGCCGGGGCCGACGGCGTCGCCGTGATCTCGGCGGTCGTCGGGCAGGAGGACGCCGCCGGGGCGGCACGGCGGATGAAGGCGCTCATCGTTGCCGCGAAAGGAGGCGAGGTGCCGTGCTGA
- a CDS encoding HesA/MoeB/ThiF family protein — MLSERERERYRRQTMIFGEEGQERLKGATVFIAGAGGLGCPIALYLAAAGVGRIRFADRDTVDLSNLNRQVLHATPDLGRPKVVSAAEKLAALNPEIAVEAVRTVIDAATVADLAAGADVIVDAMDNFETRYLLNETALARKIPLVHGGISGFFGQATTVIPGRTPCLRCLFPTPPPDETFPALGTTAGVIGLVQANETIKYLTRSGDLLAGRLLLWDGTRSTMETIDLKRQAGCPACGHLHEEVRP; from the coding sequence GTGCTGAGCGAACGGGAACGCGAGCGCTACCGCCGGCAGACGATGATCTTCGGCGAGGAGGGGCAGGAGCGGTTGAAGGGGGCGACGGTCTTTATCGCCGGGGCCGGCGGCCTCGGGTGCCCGATCGCCCTCTACCTCGCCGCCGCCGGCGTCGGGCGGATCCGTTTCGCCGATCGGGACACCGTCGACCTCTCCAACCTGAACCGGCAGGTGCTCCACGCGACGCCCGACCTCGGGCGCCCGAAGGTCGTCTCGGCGGCCGAGAAACTCGCCGCCCTCAACCCGGAGATCGCCGTGGAGGCGGTCCGGACCGTCATCGACGCTGCCACCGTCGCCGACCTCGCCGCCGGCGCCGACGTGATCGTGGACGCCATGGACAACTTCGAGACCCGCTACCTCCTGAACGAAACGGCGCTCGCGCGAAAGATCCCCCTGGTCCACGGCGGGATCTCCGGGTTCTTCGGGCAGGCGACGACGGTCATTCCGGGGAGGACGCCGTGCCTCCGCTGCCTCTTCCCCACCCCCCCGCCGGACGAGACCTTCCCGGCCCTCGGGACCACCGCCGGCGTGATCGGGCTCGTGCAGGCGAACGAGACGATCAAGTACCTCACCAGAAGCGGCGACCTCCTCGCCGGGCGCCTCCTCCTCTGGGACGGGACGAGGTCCACGATGGAGACGATCGACCTGAAGCGGCAGGCGGGGTGCCCGGCATGCGGGCATCTGCACGAAGAGGTGAGACCATGA
- a CDS encoding molybdenum cofactor biosynthesis protein MoaE — MIDVRHDDFNVNEMIERAKDPSMGALVTFLGVVRDDEIERIELEAYQEAAVQELEAIRDEAFAAHEIASVAIVHRIGPLKVGENILLIIVGAGHRKEAFAACEYILEEIKRRLPIWKKEFEKGGGTRWVPGNAR, encoded by the coding sequence ATGATAGATGTCAGGCATGACGATTTCAACGTGAACGAGATGATCGAGCGGGCAAAAGACCCGTCGATGGGCGCCCTGGTCACCTTCCTCGGCGTGGTGCGGGACGACGAGATCGAGCGGATCGAGCTGGAGGCCTACCAGGAGGCGGCGGTGCAGGAACTCGAAGCGATCCGCGACGAGGCGTTTGCCGCCCACGAGATCGCCTCGGTGGCGATCGTCCACCGGATCGGCCCCCTGAAGGTAGGGGAGAACATCCTCCTGATCATCGTCGGCGCCGGTCACCGAAAGGAGGCGTTTGCCGCCTGCGAGTATATCCTGGAAGAGATCAAGCGACGCCTCCCCATCTGGAAGAAGGAGTTTGAAAAGGGCGGGGGGACCAGGTGGGTGCCGGGGAACGCCAGGTGA
- a CDS encoding DUF5612 domain-containing protein, whose protein sequence is MEQPEHLQSLNILELYALSIIAENQPGVLRDIAAVMAANGVNVVTVQQSIMPSGAHAGDALFYFEVECAGGIGRAIADLLAVPTVRHVSTNDTFSRIFGSRVIIIGGGAQVAQVALGAVNEADRHNIRGERISVDTIPLVGEKDLSEAVDAVARLPRASILVLAGSIMGGAITEAVERVRAAGIPVIALKMAGSVPKHADLVVTDPIQAGVFAVMHVSKRAVFDINRVRGQEF, encoded by the coding sequence ATGGAACAGCCAGAACACCTGCAGAGCCTCAATATCCTCGAACTGTATGCACTCAGCATCATCGCAGAGAACCAGCCCGGCGTGCTGCGGGACATCGCCGCGGTGATGGCGGCGAACGGCGTGAATGTGGTGACGGTGCAGCAGTCGATCATGCCCTCGGGCGCCCATGCCGGGGACGCCCTCTTCTACTTCGAGGTGGAGTGCGCCGGCGGGATCGGTCGGGCCATCGCCGACCTCCTGGCGGTCCCGACCGTCCGCCACGTCTCGACGAACGACACCTTCTCCCGGATCTTCGGGTCGCGGGTGATCATCATCGGCGGCGGCGCCCAGGTCGCCCAGGTGGCCCTCGGCGCGGTGAACGAGGCCGACCGCCACAATATCAGGGGCGAACGGATCTCGGTGGACACGATCCCCCTGGTCGGCGAGAAGGACCTCTCCGAGGCGGTGGACGCCGTCGCCCGCCTGCCGAGGGCCTCGATCCTGGTGCTGGCGGGATCGATCATGGGCGGGGCGATCACCGAGGCGGTCGAGCGGGTGCGTGCGGCCGGGATCCCGGTCATCGCCCTCAAAATGGCCGGCAGCGTCCCGAAGCACGCCGACCTGGTGGTCACCGACCCGATCCAGGCCGGGGTGTTCGCCGTGATGCACGTCTCGAAACGTGCGGTCTTCGATATCAACCGCGTCCGCGGTCAGGAGTTCTGA